The Oryza glaberrima chromosome 5, OglaRS2, whole genome shotgun sequence DNA segment GGTATGGAGTATGTGAATTGGCCATGACTGCTTTTCATCGTCTTATCAGAGGTTGCATGTTGGATGATTACTGGCGAAAGACAAGCTGCCCGCATACGAGGGCTATATCTTGAAGCTGTATTGAGGCAAGATATTGCATTTTTTGAAAAGGAGATGACAACTGGACAAGTAGTTGAGAGGATGTCTGGAGATACAATACTCATCCAGGATGCAATTGGTGAAAAGGTATACTTATGCAGTACtttaaatatgttgtttgaTGCTGCTTCTCGGTATTGTTTCTGAAGGTCCAATCACGTAGGAATCATATTTGTACTAGTAGATGTACTATTCTTACCAGTGTTTCAAGCAAGTTCCATGCTTGATCGAATGATTAGTTTTTCTTTACATTATTGTAATTGATTTGATGACTATTTCAGACAGTCCAAACTAATTGGCTTTTTTTACACTGGGAATATGTGACCAATTGTGATTGTCTTTTTCAGGTTGGGAAGTTTATACAACTCACTGCTACATTTGTGGGGGGTTTCGTAGTTTCTTTCGCTAAAGGATGGCTTTTATCATGTGTCATGCTCTCAAGTATTCCTCCTATAATAATTGCTGGAGCAACTATGTCATGGACTATATCAAAGCTGTCAACTCATGGTCAATCCAAGTATAATGAAGCGGGGAATGTCGTTGAACAGACGATTGGAGCTATCAGAACGGTGTTTCCTTGTTAAATCCTTTTCTTTATGTCTTAACTGTCACTATAGATTCTTAGTTAGCTCTTGCTCTACCCAATTGAAGGTTGCTTCATTCAATGGTGAGAACCGAGCCATTGCACTATACAACAAATACATTCACAGTGCATATGTCTCTGCTGTTCAAGAAAGCACTGCAACTGGCCTGGGCTTTggttttattatgtttatgCTGTTTTGCACGTATGGTCTAGCAGCATGGTATGGGGCGAAATTGATTATCGATAAAGGATATGAAGGAGGGCAAGTTGTCACTGTCTGGATGGCATTCATGACTGGTGCAATGTAAGTGATCAACATGGGGAGTTACTTAATGTTATTCTAGTGTTAAAAGGTATAATGTTAGTCTGAAATATCAAAGAAAATAATGCTCTTTCATAAACTCACCAACAATTTAGGTACATAAttcataatattatattatctcTTTCTCTGCATAATAGCTAAACTATATTATAGGGAATTCTTAATTGGTTCATTCCGTTCAATATAAAATGGCCTGGACTGCCTGACCTgtgatatataatttttattttgctcTAAATTTCATATGGACAGAAGAAAAATTCTAGTACACATATAATAGTGCATATAACCAACTCATTACATTGAAGATCTTGCTCCAAAAAGGAGCAGGGTAACAACTTTTTATTCCAGCAGATATATCTTGCTAGTGACGTTTGTCATATCAGATGTTGCATATACATAGCTATTATGTTCTTATGAAAATACACATTTTGCTTTCCAGGTCACTGGGTGAGGCAACGCCATGTATGTCTGCTTTTGCTTCTGGGCAGGCTGCTGGTTATAGAATGATGCAAACAATCGAAAGAATGCCAGCAATTAATTCTAGTGGAATAGATGGTGCGGTATTAGAGAACATCAAAGGTGACATAGAGCTGAGGAATGTGTACTTCAGCTATCCATCCAGGCCTGACCAGTTGATATTTGATGGGTTTTCGTTACATGTCTTGAATGGCATAACTATGGCTATAGTAGGGGAGAGTGGCAGCGGAAAGTCAACGGTGATTAATCTTGTCGAGAGATTCTATGATCCACAGGCTGGTGAAGTTTTGATTGATGGTGTTAACATAAAGACTCTGAGGCTTAGGTGGATTAGGGAAAAGATCGGCCTTGTCAGTCAGGAACCACTGCTGTTTGCCACTAGTATCCGAGAGAACATTGTCTATGGAAGAGAAGATGCAACGACTGAGGAGATAATGGCTGCAACAGAGCTTGCTAATGCAGCGAAGTTCATTGAGAATCTACCTAATGTATGAAAGACACAGAAATGCTTCAACCTGTGCGATTTTTCAATCATATTGTTATTTGACAACTAACTAACCATCTCTTCTGTTTTCTCAGGGCCTGGACACAATGGTTGGTGAACATGGAGCTCAGCTATCTGGAGGGCAAAAGCAAAGAATTGCTATCGCAAGAGCGATCCTTAAAAATCCCAAAATCTTGCTGCTTGATGAAGCAACTAGTGCACTAGACATGGAATCTGAGCGAGTGGTTCAAGAGGCCCTTAATAGAATTATGCAAGACAAGACCACGATTGTAGTAGCTCATCGGCTGAGCACCATAAAAGATGCTGACATTATATCAGTCGTGCAGCATGGAAGAGTAGTTGAACAAGGTCTGAACCCTTCACGCACCTACGATGTAATTCTTGTGAATCTCAGAGTTTAATGACTAACTTGTTAATGTTAACCAGGCACGCATACTGAACTACTCAAGGACCTAAATGGTGCATATTCTCAGCTTATACAACTGCAGGGTGCAACTGAAGAACTGCATAAATCTGGTGTCGATTATCAAAGGTCTATTTCAACTGTCCAAAGTGTCATGTCCATTAGCAAATCTAGAGGCCGCAATGCATCATTTAAGAGATCATTAAGTCGAGGAACTTCATTTGGGAGTACTAGTGTGCATTTAACCACAGCAGCTGGTATGATAGTCCCTGAGAGCATGCATACTGAGGTACCATCCAAGGTATTAGATGACAATGAAGAGCACAAGAAGGTGCCCCTCTGTCGACTTATATCTCTTAACAAACCAGAGATACCAGTTCTTCTATTAGGTACAGCTGCTGCAGTTGTAGCAGGTGTTCTCTTCCCAATGTTAGGTTTGCTGATCTCCAGTTCCATAAAATCGTTCTATGAGCCACCACATCAACTTAAGAAAGATGCACGGTTCTGGACATTGATGTATGTAGCGGCTGGAATTGTTTCCCTTATTTCCTTGCCAATGGAAAATTTCCTATTTGGAGTGGCTGGTGGGAAATTGGTGGAGCGCATTCGTTCTTTATCTTTTAAAAGAATTGTTCATCAAGAAGTCAGTTGGTTTGATAATCCCTCAAATGCAAGGTCAGTCACTAATTATTCCACGTTTGTGCATTACATCCCAGATTTACCATTAAATCTGCACTGCGTTATTTACTTCCTTTACTGTTTTATGCCCAGTGGAACAATTGGTGCGAGGCTATCTGTTGATGCTTCAAATATTCGGCGTCTTGTAGGAGATTCGTTAGCGTTGTTTGTTCGCAGCTCTGTTACAATTATTGCTGGATTTATCATTGCAATGGTTGCAAACTGGAggcttgcccttgttgccacGGTTGTGCTTCCTTTGGGAGGTCTCCAGGGATTCTTCCAGATAAAGTTTTTGGAGGGATTCAGTGCAGATGCTAAGGTACATGTCACCTCtgggcaaaaaataaaaataaaaatgatactATCCTGCTAAAATGTACTcctgttgctatatttttctgaaTGTTGGGTTGCAGATAAAGTatgaagaggcaactcaagtaGCACATGATGCTGTCAGTAGTATACGGACTGTCGCTTCGTTCTGTGCTGAGAATAGGATAATGAAGGCTTACTACAAAAAATGTGAAGCTCCGGTGCGACAGGGGATACGCCAAGGGATTGTCAGTGGCTTGGGTTTTGGCATATCATTCTTTGTGCTCTATTCTACATATGCCCTTTGTTTCTATGTAGGAGCCAAGTTCATGCTTGATGGCAAGGCCACATTCACTGAAATATTCAGGGTGAGAGAACTCTCAAGCTGATTCATTTTCAGTCGTTTTGTGTTGTGTAATGTCTAATGTGTTCTTCTGTAGGTGTTCTTTGCTTTGCTCATGGCAACCATAGGAGTTTCCCAGACAAGTGCGATGGGTTCAGATTCTGCCAAGGCCAAGGCATCCGCAACCTCAATATTTGCCATGATTGACCGTGAATCGAAGATCGACTCGAGCAGTGATGACGGCATGGTCTTTGCTAATGTGGCTGGTGAGCTCGAACTCCACCACGTCTGTTTCTCATACCCATCACGCCCAGACATACAAATATTCAGAAATCTGTCGCTGAGAATACCATCAGGAAAGGTAACATATAATTCTACCACCTTACCATAAAATCTTCCGTTTCTCTCCAACATATATTAAGCATTTTCTTGTAGATGGTTGCCCTTGTCGGAGAGAGCGGCTGTGGCAAATCAACCGTGATAGCACTACTGGAAAGATTTTACGACCCTGATTCAGGAACAGTGACACTAGACGGCGTCGACATCAAGAACCTCAAAGTCGGGTTTCTGCGGCAGCAGATGGGGCTGGTGAGCCAAGAGCCCGTCCTGTTCAACGACACGGTCCGCGCCAACATCGCCTACGGCAAGGAAGGCGACGCCACGGAGGAGgagatcgtcgccgccgcgagggcCGCGAACGCGCACCAGTTCATCTCGGCGCTGCCCGGAGGCTATGACACCTGCGCCGGCGAGAGGGGCGTCCAGCTCTCCGGCGGGCAGAAGCAGCGCGTGGCCATCGCGAGGGCCATCCTCAAGGACCCCaggatcctcctcctcgacgaggcGACGAGCGCGCTGGACGCCGAGTCGGAGCGCGCCGTCCAGGCGGCGCTGGAGTCGGTGATGGTCGGCCGGACGACGGTCGTGGTGGCTCACCGACTGTCGACGATCAGGGGCGCCGACGTGATCGCCGTCCTCAAggacggcgaggtcgtcgccaCGGGGGGGCACGAGGAGCTGATGGCGAAGAAGGATGGCGTGTATGCTTCGTTGGTGGAGCTCCGCATGAGCTCCGAACGCGCCGGTGACTCCAAGCCCTCGTGACCATGGGCACACGGTGTTGCCGTCACCGTGCTGCTGCATGCCAGGACTGTACATAGGATTGGGAGTAAATAGCTGGGAGAAactaatgtgtaagatagctg contains these protein-coding regions:
- the LOC127773443 gene encoding ABC transporter B family member 11-like isoform X2, translating into MAARGSEGGEAAAQGKVGLHRLFRYADGVDALLMAAGAAGAAASGAAQPLMNLVFGEVVDAFGSGSRDDVLHRVSKVCLKFFYLAIGSWFACFLQVACWMITGERQAARIRGLYLEAVLRQDIAFFEKEMTTGQVVERMSGDTILIQDAIGEKVGKFIQLTATFVGGFVVSFAKGWLLSCVMLSSIPPIIIAGATMSWTISKLSTHGQSKYNEAGNVVEQTIGAIRTVASFNGENRAIALYNKYIHSAYVSAVQESTATGLGFGFIMFMLFCTYGLAAWYGAKLIIDKGYEGGQVVTVWMAFMTGAMSLGEATPCMSAFASGQAAGYRMMQTIERMPAINSSGIDGAVLENIKGDIELRNVYFSYPSRPDQLIFDGFSLHVLNGITMAIVGESGSGKSTVINLVERFYDPQAGEVLIDGVNIKTLRLRWIREKIGLVSQEPLLFATSIRENIVYGREDATTEEIMAATELANAAKFIENLPNGLDTMVGEHGAQLSGGQKQRIAIARAILKNPKILLLDEATSALDMESERVVQEALNRIMQDKTTIVVAHRLSTIKDADIISVVQHGRVVEQGTHTELLKDLNGAYSQLIQLQGATEELHKSGVDYQRSISTVQSVMSISKSRGRNASFKRSLSRGTSFGSTSVHLTTAAGMIVPESMHTEVPSKVLDDNEEHKKVPLCRLISLNKPEIPVLLLGTAAAVVAGVLFPMLGLLISSSIKSFYEPPHQLKKDARFWTLMYVAAGIVSLISLPMENFLFGVAGGKLVERIRSLSFKRIVHQEVSWFDNPSNASGTIGARLSVDASNIRRLVGDSLALFVRSSVTIIAGFIIAMVANWRLALVATVVLPLGGLQGFFQIKFLEGFSADAKIKYEEATQVAHDAVSSIRTVASFCAENRIMKAYYKKCEAPVRQGIRQGIVSGLGFGISFFVLYSTYALCFYVGAKFMLDGKATFTEIFRVFFALLMATIGVSQTSAMGSDSAKAKASATSIFAMIDRESKIDSSSDDGMVFANVAGELELHHVCFSYPSRPDIQIFRNLSLRIPSGKMVALVGESGCGKSTVIALLERFYDPDSGTVTLDGVDIKNLKVGFLRQQMGLVSQEPVLFNDTVRANIAYGKEGDATEEEIVAAARAANAHQFISALPGGYDTCAGERGVQLSGGQKQRVAIARAILKDPRILLLDEATSALDAESERAVQAALESVMVGRTTVVVAHRLSTIRGADVIAVLKDGEVVATGGHEELMAKKDGVYASLVELRMSSERAGDSKPS
- the LOC127773443 gene encoding ABC transporter B family member 11-like isoform X1, which translates into the protein MAARGSEGGEAAAQGKVGLHRLFRYADGVDALLMAAGAAGAAASGAAQPLMNLVFGEVVDAFGSGSRDDVLHRVSKVCLKFFYLAIGSWFACFLQVACWMITGERQAARIRGLYLEAVLRQDIAFFEKEMTTGQVVERMSGDTILIQDAIGEKVGKFIQLTATFVGGFVVSFAKGWLLSCVMLSSIPPIIIAGATMSWTISKLSTHGQSKYNEAGNVVEQTIGAIRTVASFNGENRAIALYNKYIHSAYVSAVQESTATGLGFGFIMFMLFCTYGLAAWYGAKLIIDKGYEGGQVVTVWMAFMTGAMSLGEATPCMSAFASGQAAGYRMMQTIERMPAINSSGIDGAVLENIKGDIELRNVYFSYPSRPDQLIFDGFSLHVLNGITMAIVGESGSGKSTVINLVERFYDPQAGEVLIDGVNIKTLRLRWIREKIGLVSQEPLLFATSIRENIVYGREDATTEEIMAATELANAAKFIENLPNGLDTMVGEHGAQLSGGQKQRIAIARAILKNPKILLLDEATSALDMESERVVQEALNRIMQDKTTIVVAHRLSTIKDADIISVVQHGRVVEQGTHTELLKDLNGAYSQLIQLQGATEELHKSGVDYQRSISTVQSVMSISKSRGRNASFKRSLSRGTSFGSTSVHLTTAAGMIVPESMHTEVPSKVLDDNEEHKKVPLCRLISLNKPEIPVLLLGTAAAVVAGVLFPMLGLLISSSIKSFYEPPHQLKKDARFWTLMYVAAGIVSLISLPMENFLFGVAGGKLVERIRSLSFKRIVHQEVSWFDNPSNARSVTNYSTFVHYIPDLPLNLHCVIYFLYCFMPSGTIGARLSVDASNIRRLVGDSLALFVRSSVTIIAGFIIAMVANWRLALVATVVLPLGGLQGFFQIKFLEGFSADAKIKYEEATQVAHDAVSSIRTVASFCAENRIMKAYYKKCEAPVRQGIRQGIVSGLGFGISFFVLYSTYALCFYVGAKFMLDGKATFTEIFRVFFALLMATIGVSQTSAMGSDSAKAKASATSIFAMIDRESKIDSSSDDGMVFANVAGELELHHVCFSYPSRPDIQIFRNLSLRIPSGKMVALVGESGCGKSTVIALLERFYDPDSGTVTLDGVDIKNLKVGFLRQQMGLVSQEPVLFNDTVRANIAYGKEGDATEEEIVAAARAANAHQFISALPGGYDTCAGERGVQLSGGQKQRVAIARAILKDPRILLLDEATSALDAESERAVQAALESVMVGRTTVVVAHRLSTIRGADVIAVLKDGEVVATGGHEELMAKKDGVYASLVELRMSSERAGDSKPS
- the LOC127773443 gene encoding ABC transporter B family member 4-like isoform X3; this encodes MITGERQAARIRGLYLEAVLRQDIAFFEKEMTTGQVVERMSGDTILIQDAIGEKVGKFIQLTATFVGGFVVSFAKGWLLSCVMLSSIPPIIIAGATMSWTISKLSTHGQSKYNEAGNVVEQTIGAIRTVASFNGENRAIALYNKYIHSAYVSAVQESTATGLGFGFIMFMLFCTYGLAAWYGAKLIIDKGYEGGQVVTVWMAFMTGAMSLGEATPCMSAFASGQAAGYRMMQTIERMPAINSSGIDGAVLENIKGDIELRNVYFSYPSRPDQLIFDGFSLHVLNGITMAIVGESGSGKSTVINLVERFYDPQAGEVLIDGVNIKTLRLRWIREKIGLVSQEPLLFATSIRENIVYGREDATTEEIMAATELANAAKFIENLPNGLDTMVGEHGAQLSGGQKQRIAIARAILKNPKILLLDEATSALDMESERVVQEALNRIMQDKTTIVVAHRLSTIKDADIISVVQHGRVVEQGTHTELLKDLNGAYSQLIQLQGATEELHKSGVDYQRSISTVQSVMSISKSRGRNASFKRSLSRGTSFGSTSVHLTTAAGMIVPESMHTEVPSKVLDDNEEHKKVPLCRLISLNKPEIPVLLLGTAAAVVAGVLFPMLGLLISSSIKSFYEPPHQLKKDARFWTLMYVAAGIVSLISLPMENFLFGVAGGKLVERIRSLSFKRIVHQEVSWFDNPSNASGTIGARLSVDASNIRRLVGDSLALFVRSSVTIIAGFIIAMVANWRLALVATVVLPLGGLQGFFQIKFLEGFSADAKIKYEEATQVAHDAVSSIRTVASFCAENRIMKAYYKKCEAPVRQGIRQGIVSGLGFGISFFVLYSTYALCFYVGAKFMLDGKATFTEIFRVFFALLMATIGVSQTSAMGSDSAKAKASATSIFAMIDRESKIDSSSDDGMVFANVAGELELHHVCFSYPSRPDIQIFRNLSLRIPSGKMVALVGESGCGKSTVIALLERFYDPDSGTVTLDGVDIKNLKVGFLRQQMGLVSQEPVLFNDTVRANIAYGKEGDATEEEIVAAARAANAHQFISALPGGYDTCAGERGVQLSGGQKQRVAIARAILKDPRILLLDEATSALDAESERAVQAALESVMVGRTTVVVAHRLSTIRGADVIAVLKDGEVVATGGHEELMAKKDGVYASLVELRMSSERAGDSKPS